In the Bernardetia sp. genome, one interval contains:
- the nadE gene encoding NAD(+) synthase — MKLLKVACAVLNQTPMHWEKNKRNILQAIQEAKAREVSVLCLPELCISGYGCEDMFYSPNVLEQSVRVLYEVLPHTKGIITCLGLPIMYQNRTFNACALLVDGKIAGFVAKRFLAGNGIHYEPRWFTPWVADKHINLTLQNPITKENESYLFGDIYFEVGGIKIGFEICEDAWVAHRPGRALSNYGVDVIMNPSASHFAFNKINVRKRFVLEGSRAFGVAYLYANLLGNEAGRAIYDGGTIIASAGEIANIGQRLSFHDVLVTSAVIDINANRIAQSQASMNFDLPNTQENKITLDYSFPNIDPEPYDPSESKWEYSNFIQEEEFTRALALGLFDYLRKSRSRGFVVSLSGGADSAAVACCVYLLVKLGIENIGLEEFKKKLYYISSIQDLQSVDEIAKQLLLTAYQPTENSSDTTQNAAEKLAQALNATHFTFNINEVVKEYHKIVEQGLERELSWKTDDIALQNIQARVRAPSVWMLANIYNALLLSTSNRSEAAVGYATMDGDTSGGLSPIAGIDKFFLRNWLKWLETKGVLTWNENEEAHYFKIENLKYINEQQPTAELRPLENKQTDEDDLMPYDLLDAIEEAAIRDKKSPADCLKLMKTKFKQYDEQKLKEWTIKFFRLWSRNQWKRERYAPSFHLDDKNLDPKTWCRFPILSSGFEYELEQL, encoded by the coding sequence ATGAAATTACTAAAAGTAGCCTGTGCTGTTCTGAATCAGACTCCAATGCACTGGGAGAAAAATAAGCGAAATATTTTGCAAGCCATACAAGAAGCAAAAGCAAGAGAAGTAAGTGTACTTTGTTTGCCCGAACTTTGTATCTCTGGCTATGGCTGTGAAGATATGTTTTATTCGCCTAATGTTTTGGAACAGTCTGTTCGTGTTTTGTATGAAGTTTTGCCTCATACAAAAGGGATTATCACTTGCTTAGGATTGCCAATAATGTATCAGAATCGTACCTTCAATGCTTGTGCGCTTTTAGTTGATGGAAAAATTGCTGGTTTTGTAGCCAAACGGTTTTTGGCAGGAAACGGGATTCATTACGAACCTCGTTGGTTTACACCGTGGGTGGCTGATAAGCACATCAATCTAACACTTCAAAACCCAATTACAAAAGAAAATGAAAGCTATCTTTTTGGAGATATTTATTTTGAAGTAGGAGGAATAAAAATTGGCTTTGAAATTTGTGAAGATGCTTGGGTAGCACACCGTCCAGGGCGAGCTTTATCAAACTATGGTGTAGATGTGATTATGAATCCATCGGCTTCGCATTTTGCTTTCAATAAAATTAATGTTCGGAAGCGTTTTGTATTGGAAGGTTCTCGTGCTTTTGGAGTAGCTTATTTATATGCAAATCTTTTAGGAAATGAAGCAGGGAGAGCCATTTATGACGGAGGAACAATCATTGCTTCGGCTGGAGAAATTGCCAATATCGGACAAAGACTTAGTTTCCATGATGTTTTGGTTACCAGTGCAGTCATAGATATTAATGCCAACCGAATTGCACAATCACAAGCAAGTATGAATTTTGATTTGCCAAATACACAAGAAAATAAAATTACATTAGATTATTCTTTCCCTAACATTGACCCAGAGCCTTATGACCCTAGCGAATCTAAATGGGAGTATAGTAATTTCATTCAAGAAGAAGAATTTACACGAGCTTTAGCATTAGGGCTTTTTGATTATCTGCGAAAAAGTCGTTCTCGTGGGTTTGTGGTGTCGCTTTCTGGTGGAGCAGATTCGGCAGCTGTGGCGTGTTGTGTGTATTTGCTTGTAAAACTAGGAATTGAAAATATTGGCTTGGAAGAGTTTAAAAAGAAGCTCTATTACATTTCATCTATTCAAGATTTACAATCAGTAGATGAAATTGCTAAACAACTTCTGCTTACAGCCTACCAACCGACAGAAAACAGTTCAGATACAACCCAAAATGCAGCCGAAAAATTAGCTCAAGCCTTAAATGCTACCCATTTCACCTTTAATATCAATGAAGTGGTAAAAGAATACCACAAAATTGTAGAGCAAGGTTTGGAACGTGAGCTTTCTTGGAAAACGGATGATATTGCCCTTCAAAATATTCAAGCTCGGGTTCGTGCGCCTTCGGTTTGGATGTTGGCGAATATTTATAATGCACTTTTACTTTCTACTAGCAACCGTTCGGAAGCTGCCGTAGGATATGCCACCATGGATGGCGACACGAGTGGAGGACTGAGTCCGATTGCTGGAATTGATAAATTTTTCTTAAGAAATTGGCTCAAATGGCTAGAAACAAAAGGCGTCTTGACGTGGAATGAAAATGAAGAAGCTCATTATTTTAAAATAGAAAATCTCAAATACATCAATGAGCAGCAACCCACAGCCGAACTTCGTCCACTAGAAAACAAACAAACTGATGAAGACGACTTAATGCCTTATGATTTATTAGATGCTATTGAGGAGGCTGCCATCAGAGATAAAAAATCTCCTGCCGATTGTTTGAAACTCATGAAAACTAAATTTAAACAATACGATGAGCAAAAATTAAAAGAATGGACAATCAAATTCTTTAGACTGTGGAGTAGAAACCAATGGAAACGAGAACGCTATGCGCCATCATTTCATTTAGATGACAAAAACCTTGACCCAAAAACGTGGTGTCGTTTTCCAATTCTCTCTAGTGGATTTGAATATGAGTTGGAGCAGTTGTAG